ATGGAACACTTTCTCCACTTGGCCATATTACTTGTGCATTGTGCACACTCCTGAAAAGGTCTGGTCATGTTGTTTCTGTGAAAATTTCCAGATAGTTGTCCGATCTGAGGCAATTAGCCCCTTTTACATTGGCAATTCAAGGTGGGACTTTTACACCCCTGTTATGTCCCATTATCAGTGTTAATGTCATATGAGGCGTATTGATGGGGCAAAGTCATTCCGTTGTTGAGCTGGCATCAAAAATTTGTGGAATTTCAATGTAAAAAATTCCAAACTTCCAAACCTTTTCAAAAAATCCCAATAAACTTTAAAAGTAGCTAAAATATCTGAGTTTAGAAATTGTAAAATTGTCCATCACATAAAATGATTGTCCCATTTCACAGATAAGTATTTAAACCCCTTTTAGCTCTACTCGAACAGGCTACAACCCAGTTTAAGTATGGCATTATGGATTGAATGTGCAATTGGGACTGGACTTTAGTGTTTTAAGTAGTTCATTATTTCCCTCTCTTTCCAACAGATAACGAAACCGAGACTGTTGAGATCTTTGGGAATCAGAGTTTCATTTCAGCCATGGAGCAGATCAAGCAGCAGATTGCAAGAGAAAATATCAACTTCGTCAGGTTCGAGGCCACCGACCTCCACGGGGTGTCCAGGTCCAAGACAGTACCTGTCCGCTTCTTCCATGTAATCAccctttctatctatctatctatctatctatctatctatgctCCAAACCATGAATGTGTAGATAGCTACCAATATTTTTGAAACAATTACTCCAACTGAACTGTAGCTGATGGTTACATTATGTTTCAAGAAATACATAACACCACAAAACATCCTTTAAACATAAAATGGTTATATTTGCCTTTCTGTTTATGGATGATGAGAAAATATGATGTTATTTGATAATGACCTACCTTTAAGGTAGGTTTTTGAACTTTGCATTGAGCAGGAATAACTGATTACGCCCACACTCTAGCTATTCTAGGCTAAGGAAATCGCCATTATTTCCCAGTTTTTAAGACATAACTGTAATATCTTATCTAAATAAAATGTTGCATCCACAGGAGAAAGCGGTTTATGGGATACCAATGCCAAGAAGTTACTTGGAGCTGACCCTGAGCCCTAAGAGCAATGAAGTGGACCATGCAAACACTGCAAACTTCAGCAGTGATGTCCTCCTGATCCCTGATCTAACAACCTTCAGGGTCTTACCCTGGGCAGAGCAAACAGCTCGAGTCATCTGCGACCCCTGCACAGTGACAGGAAGCCCTCTTCGCACTTCCCCTCGCCTCATTGCTAAGCAACTCCTTGGTCAGCTACAAAGCATGGGATTCTCACTGCACTCATCCTTTACATATGAATGCTGCGTCCTTGGGGCGCCGGATCGGATTGGACCAAAGACTCTCATGTTCCCAGCCACCACCCTTCTTAGCAACCATGACTTGCCGTTCTTCCAGCAGCTGGTGGACAGCATGTACTGCATGGGAGCAGACATAGACAGCATTGCCTCTGCAAGTGGTCCAGGCCAGATGGAGATCAACCTTAGGCCAGAGTTTGGGATTGCGGCTGCAGATAGCGCCTTCACCTTCCGCACTGGCATCAAAGAAATGGCTCGTAAACACAGTTACATTGCTAGCTTCTTTACTGATGATGGCCTGTACAATGCCGGCGTAATGTCTCACAGCTTGTGGGATGCCAACGGGCGACGCAGCCTCTTCCAGAGTGGAGAAAAAGCGGGCGAGCTGTCTGAGATTGGCAGAAAATGGCTGGCTGGGCTCCTCACCCACTCTGCTGCCCTGAGCTGCCTGATGTCACCTGGCCTGGGTTGCCGGAGCCACATTGCCAAGGCCATGAAAGACCCCAAACGCGTGCTGTGTGCAACATGCGGATGCAATGATAACAGCAGCTCCTTCAACATCAAGTGTCACGGCGGAAGGGAGACGCACATTGACAACAAGCTGGGCTCAGCCATGGCCAACCCTTACATTGTGCTGGCTGCTACTGTCGCCGCCGGACTGGATGGAATCAGACGAAACTTGTACGTGGACAGCAGTCCAAACAAAGCCCCCAGTCAGCAGAGGGAGTTCGCCATTCCCGTAAAGCTCGAGGATGCTCTAGAGGCATTGGGGGACGATCATGTTATCCGCAGCGCACTTGGAGAGCCGTTTGTTCAGTATTTTATTGCCATGAAAAAGTTTGAGATTGAGACACAAGAACTAGATGATGAGAGGAACAAGTGCCTCGAGTATTTCATTTAGAAGTTATCTCTTTTTGCATCACGAGAAACACACCTCCTCCTGCCCAACACATTAAATCATGATAAGAGACAGCTTCataaaaaacgttttattttatACATCATGTtgatcttattattattatacaaatTGTAGATattttcaattatttcaaataaagaaattagtACACCCTGAATGTGCAAAGCAGTGAGATGCaattttcttgtgtttctgtatatttctttcatttctttcaagAACAAACAGTAGCTGTTGTTATTAGTTATCaattatttattaatgtaataaaaagaGGTTGACTTAGGCACTGAGCAAGGTTGGcccagaagaaaacaaaatccaaataATAATCAATCATGTGACTCTCTTAAGTAAAGGAATAGTTTCCGAccctttaacttctttttctGACGTGTAGTGAATCTTACAACCTCTTGGGGCTGCTAGTGTCACTTCTGACATATTATCTTGCAGTCCAAAATACATCTTTCCTATCTTCTCTGACTTCTCATCTGTACCTTTCTTCTCTTCACAAAAAAAGGTAAAGGTGAAATCATAAATTTAATATCACGGCATGTGTGCTCTATGAAAAGAAGTTGGTTCATTTAATAAGAGTTGTTTTGATATTGAATGCTTATTTTAACAGTATACATTCAAAAAGTGAACATTGTAGTTTTTTTAGGTTCACTTTTCCAACAATATATGGTTGCAAATATAGACTCAGTTGCAGTTTATATTTATTGGTAACTTTTGATAATTAACAGTCTTTACTGTGATTATTTTGAGAATGGACTAAGACTTCGATGGTTTGACTATCTATGCTGTAAACTtagtaataataaatgtttccCATTAGTTCAGCAAATTTTGCCTCAAACATGACTGTCTTCAACGAGTCAAGACGATATAGGAAACATACCTAACAGTACATTAAAATTAacgataaaaaaataattaaagctcTGTAcagataacaaaagaaaaaaatcattagaGAATgagttattttatctttttttttacttacaagCGTCCTTGGGTTTCTTGAATTTCTTGAAAATCTTTCATTTAAGACAAAAATCAACAATCCATCTGTCAATGCATGAGCCCATTAGTTCCTAGTTAAggtacacatttttaaaagcaggtCGGTTTAAATTTTCTAAAGGGCCAGGTATTTTCCAAATGCAGGTCAAAGCCAACGTGTTTGGCAACTTAAAGAAACAGTGCATTTgttggggactattttcagTGGGGTATAAATCCACTTAGCATGTGGTGACAATGGAGCTATATGGAATAGAGGAACATTATGGATGATTAATGAAAACAGATTACAAACAGATATGCTGGTAGGTTTCATGTACTGTTGGTTTTAGTCTTTCTATTGGATTTTGATGAGTGGACTAAATACAACTTTAACCTAATtccaaaaagaacaaacacatgTAAGTTATGCAAACATGTATTTTTGCCAAccataattataataaaatgaaCTATGTTTTCATTCATATCTGCAAGTGCTCTTTGCAACGTAGACTCTgatttaaatgtacaatatgtaaGATTTGATTAGAATTCTACACTAAAATATCTGAATTAGTTAAAAAaggactaaacctatgttatatattttttgttgtataTTTACAttagctcaaatatttccaaaatcTATCAAATCCAGATAAATCCGTAATTTTacagttgtaacgggacgtgtcatGACAGACATGACAGTTTATcattgccgtggaaacactggatgttacttCAACTGTTACtaaaagctgctgtactgttgctgtatctgctgctgtgatacatttttaaaatataaattatacttggatacatcatcggtaaacatattctcttcctagCGGAGTAGCCTTGACaacatcttttgttattgttttgattgacaaCAAGCTGGCAGCTGAATTTACATACTGCCTGTTTAACTTCATTCAACGTGACTTACTggtatttttacatcaaaacattgtgttttgGCATTACTGATGAATGTCatcccaaataaaaaaagcccCAATATTAAACCAATCAAAAGAAGTACTACATATTAAAATTGACTTAATTCTTGATCTCAGTGACGATTGTTTCTTCTTGCAACTCTACTTGTTCTTGTTTATCAGATTTCCGACTCGCTGCATGAATTTTCCCAGTTTGTTTTCAGAGCCACTTTGTGTCTGATACCCTGAGAAGTTAGAGTCAGGTCTGTTCATGGAGGAGCCTTTGTCTTTCTCTGAGGAGTGCATGGATTTATCCCGAGGAATACTTTCAGTGCTGAGCAAATATTCAAATCGACTGTAGACTTTCTCTCTCCGATAGACAGTCGTTCCCTCCTTGTCCAGAGTGCTACTCCCGCCACGGTCCTGGTCTGCTGCATGGCTTGTCTTTCTCTTGCTTGAACGGTGAGGAGATAACCTCGGAAATGGAGATTTAGGCTTCTCCACTTCACCACTGTCGGAGCTCTGAGACCTTAAGGGGCTCGGCGATTGACCCTTCTTTGTAGATTTCTCTTCTGAAGATGCCTGCAAATGGTCAGATCTAACTGACTGGTTCGACCCTGAGGGATTCTGTGATCTCAATGACGCCTTTCTTTGGagtgatttctcctcttttttggAGACTTTCTTATCGTCTGGTGTAAGCAGTGATTGTACTTTCTTTCTCAAGGAATTCTTCCTATGAAGGCTGTGTTCCTCGTGTTTTGTTTGAGTAGTGGGACTACTCTTACCGTCTATTGTAAGCTGAGATCCTGAAGAAGTGCTTGAGTTCTTTCTGACAGTTTTTGCCTCACTGGATATTGATTTGTTTGCTTCTTTAGGAGTAACTGATTCTGAGCTTTTTCGCACCTTACCTATAGAACCAAGACTTCCTCCAGGCAGATCTTGATGCTGTGGATCTGAAGGTAAGCTTGATTTCACTGAGTTCTCCTTTGGAACAGCTTTGTCCTCAATGGGAATCTCCTCATTTCCTTCTTTGAATGCAGAGTCTGAACTGTTGACACGGGAATTCGAACCCTCTT
This window of the Labrus mixtus chromosome 2, fLabMix1.1, whole genome shotgun sequence genome carries:
- the lgsn gene encoding lengsin, whose protein sequence is MNDSEDFKEGVPSRSKDQIDGTGMSLNNKKGVRVTGKYAPPVDWGSRAGGPCIIHSPPNTALPPDTPTVISIGHLPHKPTERVDDLRMDVPTVTEDWTTETASKNRVSYGETGRVPRQTMEELKTILRESPLLSIRGRENGKPGSPYTYLHGNSSSSGVGGGRPNGRKDDGNPNRAFSTFKPNYEASGKGGQRSSDSTSILQPPNMDSSSSFRFEANTNRQPRDTTNTYAAGSSWGESGASHKDNETETVEIFGNQSFISAMEQIKQQIARENINFVRFEATDLHGVSRSKTVPVRFFHEKAVYGIPMPRSYLELTLSPKSNEVDHANTANFSSDVLLIPDLTTFRVLPWAEQTARVICDPCTVTGSPLRTSPRLIAKQLLGQLQSMGFSLHSSFTYECCVLGAPDRIGPKTLMFPATTLLSNHDLPFFQQLVDSMYCMGADIDSIASASGPGQMEINLRPEFGIAAADSAFTFRTGIKEMARKHSYIASFFTDDGLYNAGVMSHSLWDANGRRSLFQSGEKAGELSEIGRKWLAGLLTHSAALSCLMSPGLGCRSHIAKAMKDPKRVLCATCGCNDNSSSFNIKCHGGRETHIDNKLGSAMANPYIVLAATVAAGLDGIRRNLYVDSSPNKAPSQQREFAIPVKLEDALEALGDDHVIRSALGEPFVQYFIAMKKFEIETQELDDERNKCLEYFI